A portion of the Juglans microcarpa x Juglans regia isolate MS1-56 chromosome 1D, Jm3101_v1.0, whole genome shotgun sequence genome contains these proteins:
- the LOC121234688 gene encoding membrane-associated 30 kDa protein, chloroplastic-like yields the protein MSAKVHIFTGLTLASAPASSFQPSSSSSHSLCMVRKPLMTSFFGRGGKVTGIRITTFNQSRSRQRGGSLAAGMNLFDRFSRVVKSYANAIISSFEDPEKILEQTVIEMNDDLTKMRQATAQVLASQKQLENKYKAAQKASEDWYRKAQFALQKGEEDLARDALKRRKSYADNANALKAQLDQQKTVVENLVSNTRLLESKIQEARSKKDTLKARAQSAKTASKVSEMLGNVNTSNALSAFEKMEEKVLAMESQAEALGQLTTDDLEGKFALLEGSSVDDDLANLKKELSGSSKKGELPPGRTVTTSTNKAYPYRDADIEMELNELRQRAKDF from the exons ATGTCCGCGAAAGTGCATATATTTACGGGATTAACCCTGGCCTCAGCGCCTGCTTCTTCGTTCCAGCCCTCTTCTTCGAGCTCTCACAGTCTATGCATGGTCAGGAAGCCCCTCATGACGTCGTTTTTCGGTCGTGGAG GAAAAGTTACAGGGATAAGAATTACTACTTTTAACCAATCCCGTAGTAGACAAAGGGGAGGTTCACTTGCTGCTGGTATGAACCTTTTTGACCGCTTTTCTAGGGTTGTCAAG TCATATGCAAATGCAATTATAAGTTCCTTTGAAGATCCGGAGAAAATTCTAGAGCAAACAGTGATTGAAATGAATGATGACTTGACAAAGATGCGTCAGGCCACAGCTCAA GTATTGGCATCTCAAAAGCAGTTGGAAAACAAGTATAAGGCTGCACAAAAAGCTTCTGAAGATTG GTACCGCAAGGCTCAATTTGCTCTacagaaaggagaagaagatctTGCACGGGATGCCCTAAAGAGGCGTAAATCTTATGCT GATAATGCTAACGCTTTGAAAGCTCAACTTGATCAACAGAAAACTGTTGTTGAGAATCTTGTCTCTAATACACGG CTTTTGGAGAGTAAGATACAGGAAGCAAGATCAAAGAAAGATACTCTGAAAGCACGTGCGCAGTCCGCGAA GACTGCAAGCAAAGTGAGCGAGATGTTGGGGAACGTCAATACAAGCAATGCTCTTTCAGCTTTTGAAAAGATGGAAGAGAAAG TTTTGGCAATGGAATCCCAAGCGGAAGCTCTTGGTCAATTAACTACTGATGATCTTGAAGGGAAG TTTGCACTGTTAGAGGGCTCATCAGTTGATGACGATCTAGCAAACCTGAAGAAAGAACTGTCTGGTAGCTCAAAG AAAGGAGAGCTTCCACCAGGAAGAACTGTCACTACCAGCACAAACAAGGCATATCCGTACCGAGATGCTGATATTGAAATGGAGCTTAATGAACTAAGGCAAAGGGCGAAGGATTTCTAG
- the LOC121239295 gene encoding peptidyl-prolyl cis-trans isomerase FKBP16-3, chloroplastic isoform X2: MTRQDFVIRFRRLRAPRFTRRMASLLLPIGSAFGNSLFANHQAISSDKVRGLVVRCSTWDLKAEASRASELRDAFNVIKRRDIIGLAFGLSSLFIDSFEAKGAGLPPEQKPRLCDDTCEKELENVPMVTTESGLQYKDIKVGAGPSPPVGFQVAANYVAMVPSGQIFDSSLEKGQIYIFRVGSGQVIKGLDEGILSMKAGGKRRIFIPGSEI; encoded by the exons ATGACACGCCAAGATTTCGTTATCCGTTTCCGAAGGTTACGAGCTCCTCGCTTCACAAGGAGGATGGCTTCTCTGTTGCTTCCAATTG GTTCTGCTTTTGGCAACAGTCTGTTTGCCAATCATCAAGCCATTTCCAGTGATAAAGTTCGCGGTCTGGTTGTGAGATGCTCAACTTGGGATCTTAAGGCTGAAGCTTCAAGGGCAAGTGAATTGAGGGATGCGTTCAATGTAATTAAACGTAGGGACATAATTGGGCTAGCTTTCGGATTGTCAAGCCTCTTTATAGACTCATTTGAAGCCAAGGGCGCTGGCTTGCCCCCTGAGCAGAAGCCAAGACTCTGCGATGACACTTGTGAGAAAGAGCTTGAAAAT GTACCTATGGTAACTACAGAGTCTGGTTTGCAGTATAAGGACATAAAAGTTGGTGCAGGCCCTAGTCCACCAGTTGGATTTCAG GTGGCTGCTAATTATGTTGCCATGGTTCCATCTGGACAAATATTCGACAG TTCATTGGAGAAAGGTCAGATTTACATTTTTCGTGTTGGCTCTGGTCAG GTGATCAAGGGACTTGATGAAGGGATCCTGAGCATGAAAGCAGGAGGAAAGCGTCGAATTTTCATCCCAGGATCA GAAATTTAG
- the LOC121239295 gene encoding peptidyl-prolyl cis-trans isomerase FKBP16-3, chloroplastic isoform X1 has translation MTRQDFVIRFRRLRAPRFTRRMASLLLPIGSAFGNSLFANHQAISSDKVRGLVVRCSTWDLKAEASRASELRDAFNVIKRRDIIGLAFGLSSLFIDSFEAKGAGLPPEQKPRLCDDTCEKELENVPMVTTESGLQYKDIKVGAGPSPPVGFQVAANYVAMVPSGQIFDSSLEKGQIYIFRVGSGQVIKGLDEGILSMKAGGKRRIFIPGSLAFPKGLTSAPGRPRVAPNSPVIFDVSLEYIPGLEVDEE, from the exons ATGACACGCCAAGATTTCGTTATCCGTTTCCGAAGGTTACGAGCTCCTCGCTTCACAAGGAGGATGGCTTCTCTGTTGCTTCCAATTG GTTCTGCTTTTGGCAACAGTCTGTTTGCCAATCATCAAGCCATTTCCAGTGATAAAGTTCGCGGTCTGGTTGTGAGATGCTCAACTTGGGATCTTAAGGCTGAAGCTTCAAGGGCAAGTGAATTGAGGGATGCGTTCAATGTAATTAAACGTAGGGACATAATTGGGCTAGCTTTCGGATTGTCAAGCCTCTTTATAGACTCATTTGAAGCCAAGGGCGCTGGCTTGCCCCCTGAGCAGAAGCCAAGACTCTGCGATGACACTTGTGAGAAAGAGCTTGAAAAT GTACCTATGGTAACTACAGAGTCTGGTTTGCAGTATAAGGACATAAAAGTTGGTGCAGGCCCTAGTCCACCAGTTGGATTTCAG GTGGCTGCTAATTATGTTGCCATGGTTCCATCTGGACAAATATTCGACAG TTCATTGGAGAAAGGTCAGATTTACATTTTTCGTGTTGGCTCTGGTCAG GTGATCAAGGGACTTGATGAAGGGATCCTGAGCATGAAAGCAGGAGGAAAGCGTCGAATTTTCATCCCAGGATCA TTGGCATTTCCAAAAGGTCTCACTTCAGCTCCAGGAAGGCCAAGAGTGGCTCCAAACAGTCCAGTCATCTTCGATGTGAGTTTGGAATATATACCAGGCCTTGAAGTGGATGAAGAGTAA
- the LOC121255845 gene encoding uncharacterized protein LOC121255845, with product MGISASKRVKASLSNSSDFDSACDSGYTHCISLTQHAFPGVFPYQLATASDHLHRTLSTLRPHPLIIKWVPSPPSQAQVDSALRAVTRRLPNREDLTAPHESLLGPAQFKEWAVELFTDAVVSNAGKAVLCRVPIGIVGIAGIGAVTRSGTDLIGTAIGVYALGIATSVYLSLSG from the coding sequence ATGGGCATTTCAGCCTCCAAGCGAGTCAAGGCTTCACTCTCAAACTCGTCCGATTTCGACTCAGCATGCGACTCAGGCTACACGCACTGCATCTCCCTGACCCAGCACGCTTTCCCCGGCGTCTTCCCCTACCAACTCGCCACTGCCTCCGACCACCTCCACCGCACCCTATCCACGCTCCGGCCCCACCCTCTCATCATTAAGTGGGTCCCCTCGCCACCGTCTCAAGCCCAGGTCGACTCCGCCCTCAGAGCAGTGACTCGCCGGCTGCCCAACAGAGAGGATTTAACCGCTCCGCACGAGTCCCTTCTCGGGCCCGCCCAGTTCAAGGAATGGGCCGTTGAGCTGTTCACGGATGCCGTGGTGTCGAACGCGGGGAAAGCAGTTCTCTGCAGAGTTCCGATTGGAATAGTCGGGATTGCTGGAATCGGGGCGGTGACTCGGTCTGGAACGGACTTGATTGGGACGGCAATCGGCGTGTACGCGCTTGGCATTGCGACTTCTGTTTATCTTAGTTTGTCAGGCTAG